Below is a genomic region from Apteryx mantelli isolate bAptMan1 chromosome 22, bAptMan1.hap1, whole genome shotgun sequence.
CCACCTTGCGCGGCACCGTCATGACGATGGGCTCGCACTTGCGCTCATGCAGCTTGAAGAACCTACGGGAGGCGAAAGCGGAGGCGGTGAGGGTCCGGCCGGCGCCCCGGGACCGgcccgcggggcagccccggcccccctcaCCTGGCGATCTCGCACTTGCTGACGTCCAGCCCCCGCTTGGGCATGAAGCCCATGCCTCGCTGCGGCTCCTTGCTGCTGTAGGTGCTCAGGTAGTGCACGTAGGGCGCCTCGTCCGTGATCTCGAAGTACCGGATGCTGCTGTCCCCCTGCGGGCGCGGGGACGGGGCTCAgcgcgggggccccgggggggggggtgcggggtgcgacgttccccccccccccccccggcgtggtCTCACCTTTCCGCACAGGTAGACGATGCTGGAGTCGGGGTCGTAGAAAGGCAGCAGCACCCCGTTGCTGGTGTCCATCTCCTGCAGGGCGATGGGCTCCTCGAAGTTGTtctgggggcgccggggcggcagcgTGAGCGGGGGCcccgcgacggcggcggcggcggcgccggggcggttAGTCGCACGCGTTAGCCACGGCACACGGCAGGCCCGGGGCCCCtctcccgttccccccccccccactgccaccGGGACGGCAGGGCCATGCAATTGCCCCCCGGCCCCCGATGCCTGCGCCgtccctcccctcgccccccgCCTGCTCCGTGCCCCCACCCGCACCCCGACACAGCACGGCACACGTGGGAACTTGGCGTCCGCCGGGGGGCACGCGGTGGGGCGGCCCCGTCCTGGGGGCTTGCGGGGGTGAGGGGGGCATCTCCCAGACACGGGGCTGGgggggatggacggacggacggatggacggacggatggTGGCCAAGTTCCCGGAGGAGCACTCCATGCGGCCTCGTTACCGGGTCCCACAAGCCCAGCTCCCGCTGGCTCATTCTGGTAAAGCCCGTGGTAAAGATGTGTCCTTCCCGGGTGAAGATGGCCCGCACGGGCCTCATCCCTTCGTGGGGCGCAAACCTCTCCTGGCGggcggaggggggagagagagtcagcacggggcgccggggcggggggggtgggcTGCGGGGGTCCGGAAGCGTCCCCCGAAACGGCCGCGGGGCCTCGCTCGCGGGGACGGCCACGGCGCGCGGCTGGACACGGCGCACGaggagccccgggagccgccaCCATCGCCGCCGCCACGCGCTgctgcagggcccaggcgtccaggccgCGCCGCTCTCCTCCTCGTGCCGGCacggcccccccccggggccggagcGCCCCGGATTCGCCGTCTCGTACCAGGTCCCAGAGGCCCAGCTGGCGCTCGCTCATCCTGCTGAAGCCCGTGGTGAAGATCTTGCCATCGGCCATGAAGATGGCGCGGATGGGGCGGGCGCCGTCGTGGGGCCGCGCTTTCTCCTGGCGCCGGCCGGGAGCGGGTTAAAACCAAACACAGACacgcgcgcgggggcggccggttAGTGCgatggagacccccccccccccccccccccccccccgttccccgAAAGCACGGGGCAGAGCGGGAGCCGCGGGGTGCaaggggccgccgcggggggactCACCGCCACGACCTGCCGCTTGCGGGGGTCGATGACGCGCACCCGCTTGTCCTTGCAGGTGGTGACGAGCAGGCTGCCGTTGCGGTTCCAGCCCACGTTGTAGATGAGGTCGGCGTGCATGTCCTCCAGCGCCAGCAGCGTCTCCCCCGTGCCCACGTTCCACAGGATCACCAGGTTGTCGCTGCCTGCCGGGAGGAAGCGGGACGTGGCGCCGCGGTCCCGACCCCACaccgggcgccgggcgccgggaggGGGACGCCGACCCCGCGGCCGGGCTCACCTGCGCTGAGCAAGACGTTGCGGGCGGTGGGGTGCCAGGCGATGATGCCCACCCGCTTGGAGTGTCCCTCCAGCGTGACCACGGGCTCCGTCATGTTGCGCACCGGCACGTAGTCGGGGATCTGCCAGACCTGGGGGGCGGCAGGCCGTGGGGCGCCGGGCACCCGCCGCGGACCCCTGCCCCGCCGGCGGGGGGAgcccaccccggccccggccccggccccggccccggcacggctATTCCGGGGTGCTGAGTCGCCGGGTCGGGTATATTTAGCGCAAAATGCTGCATCATGGAGCGAGCAGCCGCCGCCAGCGCGAACGCGCGGCACCCGGGCTAAAAATAGCCTGGTGACACTTCGCAGGCGGCAAAAGGGGGGACGTgctcggggccgccgcgccgatgccccccgccggcgccccttACCATCACCGTGGTGTCCTCGGAGGCGCTGGCGATGACGTTGTCGTTGTGGGGGCACCAGTCGATGTCCAGCACCGGCGCCGTGTGCCCCGTCACCAGCGGGTGGTTCTTGTCCACGCGGCCCGTCTGCAAGGGGGGGGGTTGCGGTGAGGCCGCCGCATCCCCGGGCCCCCCCGGACCCTCCATAGCCCGCGGGGCTGCAGGGACAGCACCCGCCCGGAAAGGGGCCCACGGCGGCTGCAAGGGCCCtgcagagggaaactgaggcacgcggcggggccgggccggcagaGCGCGAGCGGGGACGCGGAGGGGAGCGCAGCCCCCGCCTCGCTCCCGGCCCTCCGAGGGgacccccagccccttccccaggcGGGCAGGGAGAGGGGCGCTGAGCAGGGCCAGGGCCGCCCCCCATCGCTGCAGGCCCCAGCGCAGCACGGCCCCGACGGCCGCGGCCGGGAATGCCAGCCGTCGGAAAAAGTGACCGGGAAGGGTTTTCCCACACCACCTCGGCTGCTCCCGGGATGTCGCCCTGCACGGGGAGCGCCAGCGGGGACAACGGCTCCAGGCCGGCTCTGCCCGAGCTGCCGGATGGCGAAGGGGCACCGTGCGTGCACGAGGGATGCTCGGGGACCGGCCTGGCGCGGGGTCGAAGGAGGGGACGGGGGCCGCTGCAGCTCTCCCCTCCTCGCTCCGGGGGGACCCCGCGGCCTCTCCCGGCCCCAAATACAGCCGGGGGGCAGCGAGGCGGTGTGCCGTCCCCATCGCCACGGCAATGCGCCGGCAAGGACAgcggccgagccccccgccgcggtgccccggcccggccccgctcaccttgGCCAGGGGCAGGACGATGAAGGCCCCCCCTCCGCCCGACTCCACGATGATGGCCACGAACTTGGGGTTGACGGCGCAGAAGGAGCTGTCCCACGTCACCTTGGAGACGCGGATGTCCTCGTACATCTGGTCGGCCTTCACCGGCTGGCCGAAAACGTGCCGGAACTTGCTCTGGCGCACCACGCGGCGGCTCatggctgggggcggcggggtcAGCGCCCGGGTTTTGGCCCCCCCGGACCCCTCGCGGGACCCCGCTCCGCGCGGAGGAGCCCGAGCCGGGCTCAGCACCCGGCGCTCAGCAAGGCCCCCGGTCGCGGCGGGGCGTCCTGCAGCTGCGACGGCCCGTCCCGAGCCTGCTTGGCTCGCAGCACCCACCCGGGGGCACCCAGCTCCCCCCGGACCCCGCGACCCCCCGCGGCAGGGGCCGtgagcccccccccggggggcccccCACAGGGACGGGCGCTGCTGCCACCCTGCCCGGGGCTGGCGCCTGGCTGGCGAGGGGAAGCCACGAAATCGGACACTGCTCCTGGCCGGGCACCTGCCTCCCTCCGGGCTCGGCACGAAACCCGCGGGGACGCCCGGAGCCACTGGGCCGGCACGGAGACACCCGTCGCCTCCCCTGGAGCACCCTTCTGCAGGGGGAGAGGCCCCGGGGCCTTGCCcgggtggggaaactgaggcacagagcggGCAGTGACACAGCTCTGCTCCCCCGTGTAGGAACCGGGTGGTTTTTGGACGGGGCACGAGCAGCGCTGAGCCGAGGCAGGTCTGCCCAGGCCCTGCACCCCCTGCGGGCCCCAGCGGCCCCTCGGCATCGCTCCCGGCCGGGCAGAGCGGCACTGCGGCCGGGCACGGGGGGCCTCGGCTCAGCCCCCGAGTCCTGCCGGCTCCTGGCGCCACAGGCTGGGGAGGGTCCCTGTGGTCGGTGCAGAGCGGGACGTGGCACGAGCCCTG
It encodes:
- the CORO6 gene encoding coronin-6 gives rise to the protein MSRRVVRQSKFRHVFGQPVKADQMYEDIRVSKVTWDSSFCAVNPKFVAIIVESGGGGAFIVLPLAKTGRVDKNHPLVTGHTAPVLDIDWCPHNDNVIASASEDTTVMVWQIPDYVPVRNMTEPVVTLEGHSKRVGIIAWHPTARNVLLSAGSDNLVILWNVGTGETLLALEDMHADLIYNVGWNRNGSLLVTTCKDKRVRVIDPRKRQVVAEKARPHDGARPIRAIFMADGKIFTTGFSRMSERQLGLWDLNNFEEPIALQEMDTSNGVLLPFYDPDSSIVYLCGKGDSSIRYFEITDEAPYVHYLSTYSSKEPQRGMGFMPKRGLDVSKCEIARFFKLHERKCEPIVMTVPRKSDLFQDDLYPDTPGPEPALEADEWLAGKDAEPILISLRDGYVPVKNRELKVVKKNILDNKPPPGSRRSQSTGDANLSRPALEEVLEEIRALKETVRAHEKRISDLEDKLCQFTNGTE